TGGAGACGGAACTTGGAAGACGAGAATTTCGACGACCTTTCAGAAGGCAGCTCGGTCGGCGCCGCCCAGCGGGTGTTCCACGCGCTTTCCAGTGCGCCGCGGCGGAAGATCCTCGCTTACCTCTCGGCATCGGGGCTAACCGCCGGCGAGATCGCCGAGCGCTTCAGCATCTCAAAGCCAGCGGTTTCGCAGCATCTTTCTATCTTGGAAACGGCGGGGCTGATCAGACGGGAGAAACAGGGCCAGTTCGTCCACTATTCCCTGATCGAGAACAATCTCGTCAATACGCTCAACGGCTTCGTGCAGGAGGTCTGCCCGGTCGGCCGACCGCTCAAGAAGGAAAGCCAGGCGCGTGCGCGTCGGAAAGAATTACCCTGAGGCGACTCGGGGCATCTCTCCCAACCTGTGGGAAAACCGGGAAATATTCGGCGTGAGAGGACGCGCCCTTCGTGTGGTGAAGAGCGCAGCCCTTGATCAGGGAACGATCAGCGTTCCGATGCCGTGCTCGGTGAAGATCTCGAGCAGGACGGAATGGGCGGTCTTGCCGTTCAGGATGACGACGCCCTGCACGCCGGCCTTGATCGCATCGATACAGGTCTCGACCTTGGGGATCATGCCGCCCGAGATCGTGCCGTCGGCGATCAGCGCATGCGCTTCGGCAACGGAAAGTTCCTTGATGAGCTGACCCTTCTTGTCGAGCACGCCGGGAACGTCGGTCAAAAACAGCAGGCGGGTGGCGTTCAGCGCGCCGGCAATGGCGCCGGCGAAAGTGTCGGCGTTGATATTGTAGGTGGCGCCGTCGCGGCCGGGGGCGACCGGGGCTATGACCGGGATCATCTCGGAGCGGGCGAGCAGGTCGAGCAGCGTGCGGTCGACCTCGACCACTTCGCCGACGAAGCCGAGATCAAGCACCCGCTCGATGTTGGAATCCGGATCTTTGATGGTCTTGCGCGCCTTTTCGGCGAAGACCATGTTGCCGTCCTTGCCGCAAAGGCCGATCGCCCATTCGCCGGTCTGGTTGATCAGCGCGACGATCTCCTTGTTGATCGAGCCGGCGAGCACCATCTCGACAATCTCGACCGTCTTCTGGTCGGTGACGCGAAGCCCGCCTTCGAATTTCGATTCGATGCCCATCTTGGTCAGCATGGCGCCGATCTGCGGGCCGCCGCCGTGAACGACGATCGGGTTGACACCCGACTGCTTTAAAAGCGCGATGTCGCTGGCAAAGGCCTTGCCGAGCTCGGGATTGCCCATCGCATGGCCGCCGTACTTCACCACGATCGTCTTGTTTTCATAACGCTGCATGAAAGGCAGCGCCTGGGCGAGAAGACGTGCCTGGATTTCGCTTTCGGACTCGTTCATGGGAACCCCGCAGAATTGATCGCGGCCTTTTATCGCAAGTTTCTGACAGAGGGAATAATCCAGACCGCAATAGTTTTTCGTATGTGGCACTGAGCCGGAGGAGTTGGACCGGCCGGCTGAGCGAAGCACGATATGGGGAACGGCATGCAAGGCGATGAGATTAAGGAGCTGATCGGCCGCGTGGCGCTCGGGCGACCGCACGGCCTTCGCCGCCCTCTACAGCCAGACCGCACCGAAACTTTTTGCAATCTGCCTGCGTATCTTGAACGACCGCACGGAGGCCGAGGAGGCCCTGCAGGAGGTCTATATCAGCATCTGGCAACGCGCCCGCAGCTTCCAGGCGGCCTCGGGCTCATCCTCGGCATGGCTTTCGGCAATTGCCCGCAACCGGTCGATCGATCTGTTGCGCGCGCGCAAGCCCGTCGCCGACGAACTCGACAGCGCTTACGATCTTGCCGATGCCGCGCCCGACCCGGAAAGACAGGCGGTGACGAAGGATGACGGAAGGCGGATTGACACCTGCATGGAAGAGTTGGAAGCTGATCGTGCGGTCGCCGTGAAACGGGCTTATGTCGAAGGGCTGAGCTATCAGGAACTGGCGGATCAGTTCGGCGTTCCGCTGAACACGATGCGGACCTGGCTCAGGCGCAGCCTCTTGAAACTGAGAGAGTGCATGGAACGATGACATCGCCCGATAAAAGCAAGGGAAACCGCTCCCGCGACGAGGTCCTCGCCGGTGAATATGTTTTGGGCGTCCTATCACTGCAGGATCGCCGGGTGGTCGAAGAGCGCATGCGCCACGATCGGATATTTGCGGCGATCGTCAGCCGTTGGGAAACCAACCTCTCCGCCTTCAACGACGAATATGACGGCGTCGCGCCGAGCCGGGAAACCTTCAAGCAGATCGAGTCTCGGCTGTTCGGCGATGCCGTAAAATCCACATCCTTTTCGCAGGGGCTGTGGAATTCGGCGGTCTTCTGGCGCTCATTGGCGTTCGCCTGCATCGTCGTCGCCGTCAGTGCCGTCATCTTCGCCTCCGGCCTTGTGCCGCAGCCGCAGGGCCCGGCACCGCTGGTGGCCGATCTTGCGGGTCAAAGCAACGCGATCAATCTCCGCGCCTCCTACGAGATCCAGAGCGGCCGGCTGAAGATCGTGCCGGTCGCCGCCGGCAAGCCGGAGGAGAAATCGCTGGAGCTCTGGCTGGTGCCAGGCAGCGGCGCCCCGAAATCGCTCGGCATTTTCCAGCCCGGCGAAAGCGGCGAACTCGTCATTCCGGCCGATCTGCGCAACAATGTCGCCGATGGCGCAACGCTTGCCGTCAGCCTCGAGCCTTTCGGCGGCTCGCCGAGCGGGCAGGTGACCGGTCCGGTGATTGCGAGCGGCACCGTACGCCAGCCATAATCAGTTTCTCTCCTCTGAAACTCTTCGGCGCATCACTTCGTAGTTGGCATTGCCCGGACGACGCTCAGGCATGATGCCGGCGAAGAATATCCGGCCAGAGGAGAAGATCATCATCAAGTCCTTATTGCGCGGCTTTGCACTTGCCGCCGCCCTGTCCGCTGTCGCCTTTGCCGCGGCGAAGAACCCGGTCGTCGGCGGCGCTGCAATGTTCGAAAGCAAGAACATTATCGAGAACGCCATGAATTCCAAGGATCACACGACCCTTGTCGCCGCCGTCAAGGCGGCCGGTCTCATCGGCACGCTTGAGAGCAAAGGGCCTTTTACGGTCTTTGCGCCGACCAACGAGGCCTTCGCCGCCCTGCCCAAGGGCACCGTCGATAAGTTGCTGAAGCCGGAAAACAAGGCGACGCTGACCAAGGTTCTGACCTGCCACGTGGTGGCCGCGGACGCTATGGCCAAAACCGTTGCCAAGATGATCAAGGATGATGGCCGCGAGCACGACATCAAGACCGTCGGCGGCTGTGTGATCAAAGCCAGGGAGAGCATGGGCAAGATCACGCTGACCGACGAAAACGGCGACATTGCCCATGTAATCATCGCCGACGTCAAGCAGTCGAACGGCGTCATCCATGTCGTTGACAAGGTGCTGCTGCCGAAGATGTAAGTTTGTATCGGCAGAGGGCGCGCTCTTCGGGCGCGCCCAAAGCAACTGCAAACGGCGCCCAGCGTCGAGCCTTTGCGTGAACGGGGCGCGGCGCCGCTGACCTGGCTATTGGGCCGCTTCGATCCTTGGGAAAACGAGCGAGACACTCATGCCGGTGCCGGGGGAAGAGCTGACTTCGACCTCGGCATGGGCGTTCTGTTTCAGGGACTGGATGATCATAGCGCTCAGTTTTCCTGGGTTCGGCCAAGACACATCCTCAGGAAGGCCGACGCCATTATCGGCGACGGTAATCCTGCATCCGGTGTCGCTGACGACACAGCGCAGCGTGATCTCTCCGCCATCGCGCCCTACGAAGGCATGCTTGAATGTATTGGTCAGGAGCTCGTTGACAACGAGTCCGGCAGGCATCGCCACATTCACGGAAACCGGCCAGGTATCCACCTTCATGTCGAGCCGGATGCCTTCCACTGCGTGGGCGGCCATGACCGACGCCGCGATCTGGCTCACATAGCTGCCGAGATCGATCATCGCGCCCTTCTCTTCGTCCGAGAGCGCGCGATAGAGCAGAGCCAAGGCTTCGATCCGCCCTGCAAGTCGTGCAAACCGTTCGCTCTCCTCGTTCTTTTGAGCATTACGCGCCTCCATTCGGATCAGCGCCGTGATCATCTGCAGATTGTTCTTCACGCGATGCTGAAGTTCTCGCAGAAGGACATCCTTCTCGGCCAGCAGCTCACTGAAGCTCTGGCCATCCGTCACCTCATTGCGGGCAGCGAAGGCGACCAGACGGAAAAGCGGGACGTCATCGTCGTTGACGATCGTGTTCGACCAAACGTCGATAATCACATTGTTTTCTGCTGCGAGCGAGAAGGCGCCAATATATTCCTCCGCCGTAGTCACAGCGGCTGTAAGCGTTGTCTCGCCGGAGACTGCAGTGCAATTCACCTCGATGTCCGACCAACGTTTTCCCTCCACCTGTGTGGCGGTCAGCGCTGTCAGCCGTTCGAATTCGAGGTTTACATAAACTAGCTTCTCAAAGGTGCCGAGCTCGGAGACCGCCACTGCAAACGGGACATGGTCGAGAAAGTGTCGAAAC
This DNA window, taken from Rhizobium etli CFN 42, encodes the following:
- a CDS encoding metalloregulator ArsR/SmtB family transcription factor, yielding MEDENFDDLSEGSSVGAAQRVFHALSSAPRRKILAYLSASGLTAGEIAERFSISKPAVSQHLSILETAGLIRREKQGQFVHYSLIENNLVNTLNGFVQEVCPVGRPLKKESQARARRKELP
- the argB gene encoding acetylglutamate kinase, yielding MNESESEIQARLLAQALPFMQRYENKTIVVKYGGHAMGNPELGKAFASDIALLKQSGVNPIVVHGGGPQIGAMLTKMGIESKFEGGLRVTDQKTVEIVEMVLAGSINKEIVALINQTGEWAIGLCGKDGNMVFAEKARKTIKDPDSNIERVLDLGFVGEVVEVDRTLLDLLARSEMIPVIAPVAPGRDGATYNINADTFAGAIAGALNATRLLFLTDVPGVLDKKGQLIKELSVAEAHALIADGTISGGMIPKVETCIDAIKAGVQGVVILNGKTAHSVLLEIFTEHGIGTLIVP
- a CDS encoding anti-sigma factor, whose translation is MTSPDKSKGNRSRDEVLAGEYVLGVLSLQDRRVVEERMRHDRIFAAIVSRWETNLSAFNDEYDGVAPSRETFKQIESRLFGDAVKSTSFSQGLWNSAVFWRSLAFACIVVAVSAVIFASGLVPQPQGPAPLVADLAGQSNAINLRASYEIQSGRLKIVPVAAGKPEEKSLELWLVPGSGAPKSLGIFQPGESGELVIPADLRNNVADGATLAVSLEPFGGSPSGQVTGPVIASGTVRQP
- a CDS encoding fasciclin domain-containing protein, with protein sequence MIKSLLRGFALAAALSAVAFAAAKNPVVGGAAMFESKNIIENAMNSKDHTTLVAAVKAAGLIGTLESKGPFTVFAPTNEAFAALPKGTVDKLLKPENKATLTKVLTCHVVAADAMAKTVAKMIKDDGREHDIKTVGGCVIKARESMGKITLTDENGDIAHVIIADVKQSNGVIHVVDKVLLPKM
- a CDS encoding sensor histidine kinase; translated protein: MTDSKDEPLSPEGVGNLPHLAEALDDDRFRHFLDHVPFAVAVSELGTFEKLVYVNLEFERLTALTATQVEGKRWSDIEVNCTAVSGETTLTAAVTTAEEYIGAFSLAAENNVIIDVWSNTIVNDDDVPLFRLVAFAARNEVTDGQSFSELLAEKDVLLRELQHRVKNNLQMITALIRMEARNAQKNEESERFARLAGRIEALALLYRALSDEEKGAMIDLGSYVSQIAASVMAAHAVEGIRLDMKVDTWPVSVNVAMPAGLVVNELLTNTFKHAFVGRDGGEITLRCVVSDTGCRITVADNGVGLPEDVSWPNPGKLSAMIIQSLKQNAHAEVEVSSSPGTGMSVSLVFPRIEAAQ